Proteins encoded in a region of the Paenibacillus sp. E222 genome:
- a CDS encoding glycoside hydrolase family 125 protein — MEQFRLPKIPMPPVALPQAVQAVMEEAEQKLAHRPKLLQLFKNCFPNTIETTTKLMDDGTTFVITGDIPASWLRDSVEQVVHYIPFAKEDQDLQRIIGGLIKRHIQYVHIDPYANAFNETANDWHWNTTDVTEMSPWVWERKFEIDSLCFVVRLAYLYWKETELTDIFDSSFKAAMRKIVDLFKVEQHHMEQSPYSFTRNNGIATDSIRNNGRGMPVNYTGMIWSGFRSSDDACDFHYNIPGNMFAVVALRQMQEFAEWVFRDMEFLQELKDLEAEVDHGIQLYGIYRHPEFGPIYAYETDGFGNYCLMDDAGTPGLMSIPYLGYVTADDPIYQNTRRFALSKENPFYYEGKVAKGIGSPHTPPDYIWHMGLSMQGLTAQSAEEKLEIIRMLEATDADTGYMHEGFHADDPTIFTRKWFAWSNSLFSQLVYKSMKDGLL, encoded by the coding sequence ATGGAACAATTCAGACTACCCAAAATACCGATGCCACCTGTTGCATTGCCACAAGCCGTACAGGCTGTAATGGAAGAAGCAGAGCAGAAGCTGGCGCATCGACCGAAGCTGCTTCAACTATTCAAGAACTGTTTCCCGAATACGATTGAAACAACAACGAAATTAATGGATGACGGCACAACCTTTGTCATCACTGGCGATATTCCAGCTTCCTGGCTGCGTGATTCCGTGGAGCAAGTGGTGCATTACATTCCATTTGCCAAGGAAGATCAAGACCTGCAACGCATTATTGGCGGTCTGATCAAGCGTCACATCCAGTACGTTCATATTGATCCATATGCTAACGCCTTTAACGAGACAGCCAATGACTGGCACTGGAACACCACCGACGTGACCGAGATGTCACCTTGGGTGTGGGAGCGCAAATTCGAAATTGATTCCTTGTGCTTTGTCGTGCGTCTCGCTTATTTATATTGGAAAGAAACCGAACTGACGGATATTTTCGATTCCAGCTTCAAAGCCGCCATGCGCAAAATCGTAGATCTGTTCAAGGTGGAGCAGCATCACATGGAGCAATCACCATACAGCTTTACCCGCAATAACGGTATTGCTACGGATTCAATCCGCAATAACGGACGAGGCATGCCCGTCAATTACACAGGCATGATCTGGTCTGGTTTCCGTTCCAGTGATGATGCGTGTGATTTCCATTACAACATTCCAGGCAATATGTTTGCCGTCGTTGCCCTGCGTCAGATGCAGGAGTTCGCGGAGTGGGTATTCCGGGATATGGAGTTCCTGCAGGAACTTAAGGATCTGGAAGCCGAAGTAGATCATGGTATCCAGCTGTACGGTATTTACCGTCATCCTGAATTTGGCCCGATCTATGCTTATGAGACGGATGGATTCGGCAACTACTGCCTGATGGACGATGCGGGTACACCGGGACTGATGTCTATTCCTTATCTTGGTTACGTCACAGCGGATGATCCGATCTATCAGAATACGAGACGTTTTGCGCTCAGCAAAGAGAATCCGTTCTATTATGAAGGCAAAGTTGCCAAAGGAATCGGCAGCCCGCATACACCGCCGGATTACATCTGGCATATGGGTCTGTCCATGCAAGGATTGACGGCCCAGTCTGCTGAAGAGAAGCTCGAAATCATTCGGATGCTGGAAGCAACGGATGCGGATACAGGATATATGCATGAAGGTTTCCATGCCGACGATCCGACGATTTTTACGAGAAAATGGTTTGCTTGGTCCAACAGCCTGTTCTCCCAGTTGGTCTATAAATCCATGAAGGATGGTTTGCTATGA